From a region of the Dickeya poaceiphila genome:
- a CDS encoding dihydrodipicolinate synthase family protein has translation MTNDNPSFSDENQYTGIWPVMLTPFDVRGEIDYASLARLVEWYLNAGVHGLFAACQSSEMFFLSDAETRELVRFIVAQVDGRVPVVASGHTASAFSQQVDQLNGVAETGVDGVILISNRLVLAGEPDELALARLQALTAQLPAQVDLGIYECPYPYKRLLFDEMVAWCARSGRYTFIKDTCCDLPTIRRRLQLAQGSRLHLANANSQTLLASLQAGCQAYSGVMANFHPQLYVWLFEHWREHPEAAVHLADYLGTAALVEFLDYPACAKFYQQQCGTFSTHVCRVRNSAAYGESFFPQAIESMIRLGQTLETRLPLSPR, from the coding sequence ATGACTAACGACAATCCATCCTTCAGCGATGAAAACCAGTACACTGGCATTTGGCCGGTGATGCTCACCCCGTTCGATGTGCGTGGTGAAATCGACTACGCCTCGCTGGCGCGGTTGGTGGAGTGGTATCTGAATGCCGGCGTACACGGACTGTTTGCCGCCTGCCAGTCCAGTGAGATGTTTTTCTTAAGCGATGCGGAAACCCGCGAGCTGGTGCGTTTTATCGTCGCGCAGGTAGATGGCCGGGTGCCGGTGGTGGCGTCGGGTCATACCGCCAGCGCCTTCAGCCAGCAGGTGGATCAGCTTAACGGCGTGGCGGAAACCGGCGTGGACGGCGTGATTCTGATCAGTAACCGGCTGGTGCTGGCGGGCGAGCCGGACGAGCTGGCACTGGCCCGGTTGCAGGCATTGACGGCGCAACTACCTGCGCAGGTGGATCTGGGGATTTACGAATGTCCTTATCCTTACAAGCGGCTGCTGTTTGACGAGATGGTTGCCTGGTGTGCACGCAGTGGCCGCTACACCTTCATCAAAGATACCTGCTGCGATCTGCCGACGATTCGTCGGCGGTTGCAACTGGCACAGGGTTCCCGCCTGCATCTGGCCAACGCCAACAGCCAGACGCTGCTGGCATCGCTACAGGCCGGTTGTCAGGCTTACAGCGGCGTGATGGCTAACTTCCACCCGCAATTGTACGTGTGGCTGTTCGAGCACTGGCGGGAGCACCCAGAGGCGGCGGTGCATTTGGCGGACTACCTCGGTACGGCAGCGCTGGTGGAGTTTCTCGATTATCCGGCCTGCGCCAAGTTCTATCAGCAGCAATGTGGTACGTTCTCGACCCACGTTTGCCGGGTGCGCAACAGCGCGGCTTACGGCGAGAGTTTTTTCCCACAGGCGATTGAGAGCATGATTCGGCTCGGCCAGACGCTGGAAACCCGGCTGCCGCTATCGCCCCGGTAA
- a CDS encoding sialidase family protein, whose product MMLTTTTRQCVLPEGHDYFGNCHASTVVALSGGRLRVAWFAGEKEGSGDTAIWLACAEQGSWLPPVRVAWEDGLAHWNPVLHWQAGTLWLFYKVGADVHHWQTRVMVSVDEGANWSAPCALVPGDSAPRGPVKNKLLVMSNGEWLAPASIEDDRHWDAFVDLSGDQGRSWQSAPIPLTHRVPGEHDGEALWSGLEQAALWENDLTRVFQWDGVIQPSAWESSPGQVHVLMRSTRGALYRSDSQDYGRRWCEAYPIDLPNNNSGVDLVHLGEGRLVLVYNPVTGNWHRRYPLAVACSTDNGEHWENVVCLEQQPGEFSYPAIIADGDTLHVTYTWNRKNIVYCALIFSR is encoded by the coding sequence ATGATGCTGACGACGACAACACGGCAATGTGTCCTGCCCGAAGGGCACGACTATTTCGGCAACTGCCACGCCTCGACCGTGGTGGCATTGTCGGGCGGACGGCTGCGGGTGGCCTGGTTTGCCGGTGAAAAGGAAGGCAGCGGCGATACCGCCATCTGGCTGGCCTGTGCTGAGCAAGGGAGCTGGCTGCCGCCGGTGCGGGTGGCGTGGGAAGACGGGCTGGCGCACTGGAACCCGGTGTTGCACTGGCAGGCAGGCACGCTGTGGCTGTTCTATAAGGTGGGGGCTGACGTACACCACTGGCAGACGCGGGTCATGGTGTCGGTGGATGAGGGCGCAAACTGGTCCGCACCCTGTGCGCTGGTGCCCGGCGACAGCGCGCCGCGAGGTCCGGTGAAGAATAAGCTGCTGGTGATGTCCAACGGCGAATGGCTGGCTCCCGCGTCCATTGAGGATGACCGCCACTGGGATGCCTTTGTCGATCTCAGCGGTGATCAGGGGCGGAGCTGGCAGTCAGCGCCGATTCCGCTGACTCACCGTGTGCCCGGCGAGCATGACGGCGAGGCGCTGTGGTCGGGGCTGGAGCAGGCGGCGTTGTGGGAAAACGACCTGACCCGCGTATTCCAGTGGGACGGCGTGATCCAGCCGTCGGCATGGGAGTCGTCACCGGGGCAGGTGCATGTGCTGATGCGCAGCACCCGCGGCGCGCTGTACCGCAGCGATTCTCAAGATTATGGTCGTCGCTGGTGCGAGGCTTACCCCATTGATTTGCCAAACAATAATAGCGGCGTCGATCTGGTGCATCTGGGCGAAGGCCGTCTGGTTCTGGTTTACAACCCGGTGACCGGCAACTGGCATCGTCGCTATCCGTTGGCCGTGGCCTGTTCCACGGATAACGGCGAACACTGGGAGAATGTTGTCTGTCTTGAGCAACAGCCCGGCGAGTTTTCTTATCCCGCCATTATTGCTGATGGCGACACATTACATGTGACTTACACCTGGAATCGAAAAAATATCGTTTACTGCGCGCTGATATTCAGCAGGTAG
- a CDS encoding MFS transporter: MSISVELSQHQAMHNKSNIRRVVISSWIGNTIEFYDFLLYGLASALVFGKLFFPTVSPVAAMLASFATFGVGFIARPLGGIFFGHMGDTLGRKLTLLITLGGMGLATFLIGCLPTYNQIGVWAPILLVVLRFVQGFLVGGEWGGAMLMVVETAPANRRGLLGSIPQTGGFSGQLLATAIFAMVSTLPEEQLMSWGWRVPFMLSVALVLVGLYMRRKVDETPVFQHIQQQQQAHQRDTAPRQSPVVEVLRKQWRSICLIMVLRFAESVPFFLATVFAVSYATVQLGVPKQTMLNVIMATCVLAFPMHALFGALSDRVGRRPVYIFGALCAAAMAFPFFYLLESGSFGLMVLGYILLINIAHNSINSVQPAFFTELFGPKVRYSGASIGAQLGAIVAGGFTPFIAKGLTTLDNESWTLVATYVTVAALVAAFAAWKAPETSRRDMTKDI; encoded by the coding sequence ATGTCGATTTCCGTGGAATTATCCCAACACCAGGCGATGCACAATAAATCCAACATTCGCCGCGTGGTGATCTCCAGTTGGATTGGCAACACCATCGAGTTTTACGATTTCCTGCTCTACGGACTGGCAAGCGCACTGGTGTTTGGCAAATTGTTCTTTCCCACCGTCAGCCCGGTAGCGGCCATGCTGGCATCGTTCGCCACCTTTGGCGTGGGGTTCATTGCCCGCCCGCTGGGCGGTATCTTTTTCGGCCACATGGGCGACACCCTGGGGCGTAAGCTGACATTGCTGATTACCCTCGGCGGCATGGGACTGGCGACCTTTCTGATCGGCTGTCTGCCCACCTATAACCAGATAGGCGTATGGGCGCCGATATTGCTGGTGGTGCTGCGCTTCGTGCAGGGTTTTCTGGTGGGCGGCGAATGGGGCGGCGCGATGCTGATGGTGGTGGAAACCGCGCCAGCCAACCGCCGCGGCCTGTTGGGTTCCATCCCGCAGACCGGCGGGTTTTCCGGGCAACTGCTGGCGACGGCGATATTCGCCATGGTATCAACGCTGCCGGAAGAGCAACTGATGTCCTGGGGCTGGCGCGTGCCGTTCATGCTGAGCGTGGCGCTGGTGCTGGTTGGGCTGTATATGCGCCGCAAGGTGGATGAAACCCCGGTGTTTCAGCACATCCAGCAACAGCAGCAGGCGCATCAGCGTGATACCGCGCCTCGTCAAAGCCCGGTGGTGGAAGTGCTGCGTAAACAGTGGCGCAGCATCTGCCTGATTATGGTGCTGCGTTTTGCGGAAAGCGTGCCGTTTTTCCTGGCAACCGTGTTCGCCGTGTCTTACGCCACCGTGCAGTTGGGCGTGCCTAAGCAAACTATGCTCAACGTGATCATGGCGACCTGTGTGCTGGCGTTTCCGATGCACGCGCTGTTTGGCGCGTTGTCTGACCGAGTGGGCCGCCGTCCTGTCTATATCTTCGGCGCGCTGTGCGCGGCGGCGATGGCGTTCCCGTTCTTTTATCTGCTGGAAAGCGGTTCGTTTGGGTTGATGGTGTTGGGTTACATTCTGCTGATCAACATCGCTCACAACTCCATCAATTCGGTGCAGCCGGCGTTCTTTACCGAACTGTTTGGCCCGAAAGTGCGCTACAGCGGCGCGTCCATCGGCGCACAACTGGGGGCGATTGTGGCAGGCGGTTTTACCCCGTTTATCGCCAAGGGACTCACCACGCTGGATAACGAATCCTGGACGCTGGTGGCGACTTACGTCACGGTGGCGGCGTTGGTAGCGGCATTTGCTGCCTGGAAAGCACCGGAAACCTCGCGTCGTGATATGACCAAAGACATATGA
- a CDS encoding LacI family DNA-binding transcriptional regulator translates to MAKTVEQIASALKLSVTTVRLVLNGKAEQYRISAKTQQRIHHYVTEYGYTVNHVARSLKLNKTETLGLIVPRLSNLFFSTLAEKLETCCREVGYQLMISCSYSDPQYENRLVEALLQRNVDGLFVVPSSLQAAQHHAKVVKKPLVLLDRDFGIEQLPLVMSDNLQGGAALTQAMLTAQPAAPLFFMAGDVRQPAIRDRLRGYHQSVQQAGLAPAVLEASHNRREDGMLMMEQFLHQHDAPPPAFIASSLPVLEGMLSVVRERYGYIPAHINIGTFDEHAMLGFLPNTLWSMRQNEDAWAEQAFAAMQQALHGEAQPHKAVIPMTLIHRRQAGHQ, encoded by the coding sequence ATGGCGAAAACAGTTGAACAGATTGCCAGTGCCTTGAAGCTGTCCGTGACTACCGTACGTCTGGTACTCAATGGAAAAGCGGAACAGTATCGAATCAGCGCCAAAACCCAGCAACGCATCCACCACTATGTGACCGAGTACGGTTATACCGTTAATCACGTTGCCCGCAGCCTGAAGCTGAACAAAACCGAAACGCTGGGGCTGATCGTTCCCCGCTTATCCAACCTGTTTTTCTCGACGTTGGCCGAAAAACTCGAAACCTGCTGCCGCGAGGTAGGTTATCAACTGATGATCAGCTGTTCTTACAGTGACCCACAGTACGAAAACCGGCTGGTGGAGGCACTGTTGCAGCGTAATGTCGATGGGCTGTTTGTGGTACCGTCGTCGTTGCAAGCCGCTCAGCACCACGCGAAGGTGGTGAAAAAGCCGCTGGTACTGCTGGACCGTGATTTTGGTATCGAACAGTTGCCGCTGGTAATGAGTGACAATCTGCAAGGCGGCGCGGCGCTGACACAAGCGATGCTGACTGCCCAGCCCGCCGCACCGTTGTTTTTCATGGCGGGCGACGTGCGGCAGCCGGCGATCCGCGACCGTCTGCGCGGCTATCATCAGTCAGTGCAGCAGGCTGGTTTGGCCCCAGCGGTGCTGGAAGCAAGCCATAACCGCCGTGAGGACGGCATGTTGATGATGGAACAGTTTCTGCATCAGCATGATGCGCCGCCGCCCGCGTTCATCGCGTCGTCGCTCCCGGTGTTGGAGGGGATGCTGAGTGTGGTTCGGGAGCGTTATGGCTATATTCCGGCGCACATTAATATCGGCACCTTCGATGAACACGCCATGCTGGGATTCCTGCCGAATACGCTGTGGTCGATGCGTCAGAACGAGGATGCGTGGGCAGAACAGGCGTTTGCGGCGATGCAGCAGGCGTTACATGGTGAGGCGCAACCGCATAAGGCGGTGATCCCCATGACGTTGATTCACCGCCGCCAGGCCGGACATCAGTGA
- a CDS encoding YceK/YidQ family lipoprotein, translating into MTILKNASLSLVLSGGILATCGGCSSVMTHSGGEQGYYSGTKASMTTLKDDDTSWAMMPMAAMDLPFSAMLDTMLLPYDYYRVHSDQRNTSARDRLEEYERRQPMDSAPQRLVMPASANNAGH; encoded by the coding sequence ATGACCATTCTGAAAAATGCCTCATTGTCGTTGGTGCTGTCAGGCGGGATACTGGCGACATGCGGCGGCTGCTCCAGCGTAATGACCCACTCTGGCGGCGAGCAGGGGTACTATTCCGGCACCAAAGCCAGCATGACCACACTGAAAGATGATGACACCAGTTGGGCGATGATGCCGATGGCGGCCATGGACCTCCCCTTCTCCGCCATGCTGGATACGATGTTGTTACCCTATGACTATTACCGCGTTCACAGCGACCAACGCAACACGTCAGCACGTGACCGGCTGGAGGAATACGAGCGCCGTCAGCCGATGGACTCTGCGCCTCAACGGCTGGTGATGCCGGCATCAGCGAATAACGCCGGTCACTGA
- the ibpA gene encoding small heat shock chaperone IbpA — translation MRNPDFSPLYRSAIGFDRLFNLLEAGQSQGNGGYPPYNVELVDENHYRIAIAVAGFAESELEITAHDNMLIVKGSHSGDATPRNYLYQGIAERNFERKFQLAEHIQINGASLENGLLFIELQRVIPETLKPRRIEIK, via the coding sequence ATGCGTAACCCCGATTTTTCCCCGTTGTATCGCTCCGCGATTGGTTTTGATCGTCTGTTTAATCTGCTGGAAGCTGGCCAAAGCCAGGGAAATGGCGGATATCCTCCTTATAACGTTGAACTGGTTGACGAAAACCACTATCGCATCGCCATTGCCGTGGCGGGTTTCGCTGAAAGTGAACTGGAGATCACCGCGCACGACAACATGCTGATTGTTAAAGGTTCACACAGCGGTGACGCCACACCGCGTAATTACCTCTATCAGGGCATTGCCGAGCGTAATTTCGAACGCAAATTCCAGCTGGCCGAACACATTCAGATTAACGGTGCCAGCCTGGAGAATGGTTTGCTGTTCATCGAGTTACAGCGGGTGATTCCTGAAACGCTGAAACCGCGTCGTATCGAAATCAAATAA
- the ibpB gene encoding small heat shock chaperone IbpB: MRNYDLSPLLRQWIGFDKLASSMGNQEAVEFPPYNIEKIDDNHYRITLALAGFRQPELDIEVEGQRLTVKGTPTLPEKKVQYLHQGLVFKPFTLSFTLAEHLHVSQAEFQHGLLHIDLIREVPQALQPQRIAIGNHHPEPGEVIENGE; this comes from the coding sequence ATGCGCAATTACGATTTATCCCCCCTGCTGCGTCAGTGGATTGGTTTTGACAAACTCGCCAGTTCCATGGGTAATCAGGAGGCTGTGGAGTTCCCGCCTTACAACATCGAGAAAATCGATGATAACCATTACCGCATTACACTGGCGCTGGCCGGATTCCGTCAGCCGGAGCTGGATATTGAAGTGGAAGGCCAGCGTCTGACCGTGAAAGGCACACCGACATTGCCGGAGAAGAAAGTGCAGTATCTGCATCAGGGGCTGGTATTTAAACCTTTCACGCTGAGTTTTACCCTGGCCGAACATCTGCATGTATCACAGGCGGAGTTTCAACATGGGTTGCTGCATATCGACCTGATCCGCGAGGTGCCGCAGGCGCTACAACCGCAGCGTATCGCCATCGGTAATCATCACCCTGAACCGGGTGAGGTGATAGAGAATGGTGAGTAA
- a CDS encoding anion permease, translating to MKRGISLLLPIIVAVILLLIPTPEGLAPYAWRFFAIFVGAIVGLILEPLPGAVIGIASVVIISLFSPWVLFSPEQVASPKFQMAAQSFKWAVAGFSNSTVWLIFGAFMFAAGYEKTQFGRRLALILVKYLGRRTLTLGYAITFADLLLAPFTPSNTARSGGTIYPIISNLPPLYGSKPNDPSARKIGSYLMWVAITATCVTSSMFLSALAPNLLALALVKSAIGLNISWTNWFIAFLPLGVLLILTVPLLAYWLYPPEVKVNDEVPRWAQGELEKLGKLSRNEILLLAFVCLALVLWIFATAWVEPAMAALLVITLMLVTGVLEWKDITGNKAAWNTFVWFATLVALAAGLSDVGFITWLGKIGGSLLGGISPGIATIALLVAFYAMHYLFASTTAHTTALLPAMLAIGSAVPGLNMTVFCMLLLTSLGIMGIITPYGTGPSPIYYGSGYLPAKDYWRLGGIFGVLFLILLIVIGYPWMLMMF from the coding sequence ATGAAACGCGGGATATCTCTACTGCTGCCCATCATCGTGGCAGTTATCCTGTTATTGATTCCCACGCCAGAAGGTCTGGCGCCCTACGCCTGGCGATTCTTTGCCATTTTTGTAGGTGCTATTGTGGGGCTAATTCTGGAACCCTTACCGGGTGCCGTTATCGGCATCGCTTCAGTGGTGATTATCTCTCTGTTCAGCCCGTGGGTGCTGTTCAGCCCTGAACAGGTAGCATCACCGAAGTTTCAGATGGCAGCACAGTCCTTTAAATGGGCTGTTGCCGGTTTCAGCAACTCTACCGTTTGGCTGATTTTCGGCGCGTTCATGTTTGCCGCGGGTTATGAAAAAACCCAGTTTGGCCGCCGTCTGGCGTTGATTCTGGTGAAATACCTGGGCCGGCGTACGCTGACGCTGGGCTACGCCATCACGTTCGCCGATTTGCTGCTGGCACCGTTCACGCCGTCCAACACCGCACGTAGCGGTGGGACCATCTACCCCATCATTTCCAACTTGCCGCCGCTGTACGGTTCAAAACCGAACGACCCCAGCGCTCGCAAAATCGGCTCTTATCTGATGTGGGTAGCGATTACCGCAACCTGCGTCACCAGCTCCATGTTCCTATCGGCGCTGGCACCCAACCTGCTGGCACTGGCACTGGTGAAAAGCGCCATCGGTCTGAACATCTCCTGGACTAACTGGTTTATTGCCTTCCTGCCGCTGGGCGTGCTGCTGATTCTGACAGTGCCGCTGCTGGCTTACTGGCTCTATCCGCCTGAAGTTAAAGTCAACGACGAAGTGCCGCGTTGGGCACAGGGTGAACTGGAAAAACTAGGCAAACTCTCCCGTAACGAAATTCTGCTGCTGGCGTTTGTCTGCCTGGCGCTGGTGTTGTGGATTTTCGCCACTGCCTGGGTTGAACCGGCCATGGCCGCGCTGCTGGTCATCACGCTGATGCTGGTTACCGGCGTATTGGAATGGAAAGACATCACCGGCAACAAAGCCGCATGGAACACCTTCGTCTGGTTCGCCACGCTGGTCGCACTGGCTGCCGGTCTGTCCGACGTGGGTTTCATCACCTGGCTGGGTAAAATAGGCGGCAGCCTGCTGGGCGGAATCAGCCCAGGCATCGCCACCATCGCCCTGCTGGTCGCGTTCTATGCAATGCACTACCTGTTCGCCAGCACCACAGCGCACACTACAGCGCTGCTGCCCGCCATGCTGGCTATCGGTTCCGCTGTCCCTGGCCTGAATATGACCGTTTTCTGCATGTTGCTGCTGACCTCTCTGGGTATCATGGGGATCATCACACCGTACGGCACCGGTCCAAGTCCGATCTACTACGGCAGCGGCTATCTGCCGGCTAAAGACTACTGGCGTCTTGGTGGTATCTTCGGGGTTCTGTTCCTGATCCTGCTGATTGTGATCGGCTATCCGTGGATGCTGATGATGTTCTAA
- a CDS encoding sensor histidine kinase: MSKKKTPLKLGTSIILMVSAVIGSVLLVVYALLFFRITELTESHLKEKAFAIARTVANSPIVVDELKGIGDPMLVQRFSESVKSRNHLLFVIVTDMQGIRHSHPEPELIGRHFIGDDLYPALLGLENTAINRGVLDPALRVFTPIFDENHRQLGVVAVGISLSSVQSVIDENRWIIPWTILFGALVGLLGTYFLVKTLKRIMLGFEPFEISNLFEQRNAMLKQIKEGVIAVDTDLRVTIINDEARRLFSQHGSGETLAIGSTISRWPALMNLEKVLESGAARQDEEINFNGNLLLINTVPVVVQGDIIGAIATFRDKTEVSQLLQRLTGMSYYADALRAQSHEFMNKLHVILGMLHLKYYPQLEEYILKTANNYQAEIGSIIRKVKSPVIAGFLLGKINRARDLGVTLSISEDSLLPDTDDSQATNELITVLGNLIENAMDALSGLENREITVTFHHQDGQLHCTVSDDGPGIAPDIQQRIYQEGFSTKGSGRGIGLYLTRQSLEKIGGTIDFESEPDVYTQFFVNIPYQARQFDHD; encoded by the coding sequence ATGAGTAAAAAAAAGACACCGCTGAAATTAGGCACATCGATCATTCTCATGGTGTCGGCGGTGATTGGCTCCGTACTGTTGGTGGTTTATGCACTGTTATTTTTTCGCATTACTGAACTGACTGAATCGCATCTCAAGGAGAAAGCCTTTGCGATTGCCCGCACTGTCGCTAATTCGCCGATAGTGGTGGATGAACTGAAAGGTATTGGTGATCCGATGCTGGTGCAGCGTTTTTCCGAGAGCGTGAAAAGCCGTAACCACCTGCTGTTTGTGATCGTTACCGATATGCAAGGCATCCGTCATTCTCATCCGGAGCCGGAGCTGATAGGCCGCCACTTTATTGGCGACGACCTCTATCCGGCGTTGCTGGGGCTGGAAAATACGGCGATAAATCGTGGCGTGCTGGACCCGGCGCTGCGCGTGTTCACACCGATTTTTGACGAAAACCACCGCCAGCTTGGCGTGGTCGCGGTTGGGATTTCGCTCTCCAGCGTGCAGTCGGTTATTGATGAAAACCGTTGGATAATTCCCTGGACTATCTTGTTCGGTGCGCTGGTCGGTCTGCTGGGCACCTATTTTCTGGTGAAAACCCTCAAACGCATCATGCTGGGTTTTGAGCCGTTTGAAATTTCCAATCTATTCGAGCAACGCAACGCCATGCTCAAACAAATCAAGGAAGGGGTGATCGCCGTCGATACCGACCTGCGCGTCACCATCATTAACGACGAAGCACGGCGGCTGTTTAGTCAGCATGGCTCCGGCGAAACGCTGGCTATCGGCAGTACCATCAGCCGCTGGCCAGCGCTGATGAATCTGGAAAAGGTGCTGGAGTCAGGCGCGGCGCGGCAGGATGAGGAAATCAACTTCAACGGTAACCTGTTGCTGATCAACACCGTACCGGTCGTCGTGCAGGGGGATATTATCGGCGCTATCGCCACCTTTCGTGATAAAACGGAAGTCAGTCAACTGCTGCAACGCCTGACCGGGATGTCGTACTACGCTGATGCCTTGCGTGCCCAGTCGCATGAATTCATGAACAAGCTGCATGTCATTCTTGGCATGTTGCATTTGAAATATTACCCACAGCTGGAAGAATATATTTTAAAAACCGCCAATAATTATCAGGCGGAAATCGGTTCGATTATTCGCAAAGTAAAATCGCCGGTGATTGCCGGGTTTCTGTTGGGTAAAATCAATCGGGCACGGGATTTGGGTGTTACGTTGTCGATTAGCGAAGACAGCTTGTTGCCGGATACCGACGATTCTCAGGCCACCAATGAACTCATTACCGTATTGGGGAACCTGATCGAAAACGCGATGGATGCGTTGTCCGGTCTGGAAAACCGTGAAATTACCGTGACTTTCCATCATCAGGACGGGCAGTTGCACTGCACGGTAAGCGATGACGGACCCGGCATTGCGCCGGATATTCAGCAGCGCATTTACCAGGAGGGATTTTCTACCAAAGGCTCCGGGCGCGGCATCGGACTGTATCTCACTCGCCAGAGTCTGGAGAAAATCGGCGGTACGATAGATTTTGAATCCGAACCGGATGTTTACACCCAGTTTTTTGTGAATATTCCGTATCAGGCAAGACAGTTTGACCATGATTAA
- the dcuR gene encoding two-component system response regulator DcuR — protein sequence MINVLIVDDDAMVAELNKCYLNQISGFSCYATVPTLQQARNLLMQPDCEIDLVLLDIYMQQDNGLDLLPTIREFSEHTDVIIISSASDVYTIKKALHYGVVDYLIKPFQFARFEQALTAYREEANLLKHREFVAQSDIDNLIRRTSGTPTVERKKLPKGLTSLTLRTVCEWIEGNQGAEFSTEMLANAIGISRVSCRKYLIYLADTGILDTNILYGSTGRPVYLYRLMPEKQDALRQYCE from the coding sequence ATGATAAATGTACTGATCGTCGATGACGACGCCATGGTGGCGGAGTTGAATAAGTGTTATCTGAATCAGATTTCCGGGTTTAGCTGCTATGCGACGGTGCCGACGCTGCAGCAGGCGCGAAATTTGCTGATGCAGCCGGACTGCGAGATTGATCTGGTGCTGCTGGATATTTATATGCAGCAGGATAACGGTCTGGATTTGCTGCCTACCATCCGTGAATTTAGCGAACACACGGATGTCATTATCATTTCGTCGGCCAGCGATGTGTATACCATCAAAAAAGCGTTGCACTACGGCGTGGTGGATTACCTGATCAAACCGTTCCAGTTTGCGCGTTTCGAGCAGGCGCTGACCGCTTATCGGGAAGAAGCCAATCTGCTCAAGCATCGTGAGTTTGTGGCGCAATCGGACATCGATAACCTGATTCGCCGTACCAGCGGTACACCGACGGTGGAACGCAAGAAATTGCCGAAAGGGTTAACCAGCCTGACGTTGCGCACCGTCTGTGAGTGGATCGAAGGTAATCAGGGGGCTGAGTTTTCCACCGAAATGTTGGCGAATGCGATTGGCATTTCCCGCGTATCATGTCGTAAATATTTGATCTATCTGGCTGATACCGGCATTCTCGACACCAACATTCTCTACGGTTCCACTGGTCGCCCGGTTTATCTGTACCGGCTGATGCCGGAAAAGCAGGACGCATTGCGCCAGTACTGCGAATAA
- a CDS encoding 2-hydroxycarboxylate transporter family protein — protein sequence MKNIETEIMSDNPLTNTAPSGLLESVNKIRIGSVPFILFLVISAIVFIASYASYLPKNMIGGFAVIMTMGFLLAYIGQRIPVLKEIGGPAILCLMVPSVLVYFHLFNANTLDTVKLLMKDANFLYFVIASLVVGSILGMNRVILIQGMIRMFIPLVVGTFTAVVTGLLVGKLFGYSFYHTFFFIIVPIIGGGIGEGILPLSLAYSAILGQAPDVYVAQLAPAAVVGNIFAIICAGVLARIGVWRSDLNGNGNLVRNAADNALFAVKDAPKTVDFHLMGGGLLLICTFFIVGGLFEKVLHIPGPVLMILIAVLCKYGRIIPSSMETGANSFYKFVSSSLVWPLMIGLGMLYVPLESVVAVFSVGYVVVCGSVVLSMALISFFIAPYLKMYPVEASIVTSCHSGLGGTGDVAILSASNRMSLMPFAQIATRIGGASTVIAATLLLGWLV from the coding sequence ATGAAAAACATTGAAACTGAAATCATGAGCGACAACCCGCTCACAAATACAGCGCCCTCAGGCTTACTGGAGAGCGTAAATAAAATCCGCATTGGATCTGTGCCTTTTATTCTCTTTCTGGTTATTTCCGCGATTGTATTTATTGCTTCCTATGCCAGTTACTTACCTAAAAACATGATCGGCGGATTCGCCGTTATTATGACCATGGGATTCCTGCTGGCTTATATCGGCCAGCGTATTCCGGTACTGAAAGAAATCGGCGGTCCGGCGATCCTCTGCCTGATGGTGCCGTCGGTTCTGGTGTATTTTCACCTGTTCAATGCCAACACGCTCGATACCGTCAAGCTGTTGATGAAAGACGCCAACTTTCTCTACTTTGTCATCGCCAGCCTGGTGGTCGGCAGCATTCTCGGTATGAATCGCGTGATCCTGATTCAGGGCATGATCCGCATGTTCATTCCGCTGGTAGTGGGCACTTTTACGGCGGTAGTGACCGGTTTACTGGTGGGCAAACTGTTTGGCTACAGCTTCTATCACACCTTCTTCTTCATCATCGTGCCGATCATCGGTGGTGGTATCGGCGAAGGCATCCTGCCGCTGTCGCTGGCTTATTCCGCCATCCTCGGCCAGGCACCGGATGTGTACGTCGCCCAACTGGCACCTGCCGCCGTAGTTGGCAATATTTTCGCCATCATTTGCGCTGGTGTGCTGGCCCGTATCGGCGTATGGCGCAGTGATCTGAACGGTAATGGTAATCTGGTGCGCAACGCAGCTGATAATGCGTTGTTTGCAGTGAAAGACGCGCCGAAAACGGTGGATTTCCACCTGATGGGCGGTGGCCTGCTGCTGATCTGTACCTTTTTCATCGTCGGCGGGTTGTTTGAAAAAGTGCTGCATATCCCCGGCCCAGTGCTGATGATTCTGATCGCCGTATTGTGCAAATACGGTCGTATCATCCCGTCCAGCATGGAAACCGGCGCTAATAGCTTCTATAAGTTCGTGTCCAGTTCGCTGGTGTGGCCGCTGATGATCGGTCTGGGTATGCTGTATGTACCGCTGGAAAGCGTAGTAGCCGTGTTCTCCGTCGGCTATGTGGTGGTGTGCGGTTCCGTGGTGCTTTCAATGGCACTGATCAGCTTCTTCATCGCGCCCTATCTGAAGATGTATCCGGTCGAAGCGTCCATCGTGACCAGCTGCCACAGCGGCCTGGGCGGCACGGGTGACGTGGCTATCTTGTCAGCATCCAACCGTATGTCGCTGATGCCGTTCGCGCAAATCGCCACCCGTATCGGCGGTGCTTCTACCGTGATCGCCGCCACCCTATTGCTGGGCTGGCTGGTGTAA